ATTGTGGGCATAATGCTGGCGATAATGGACCCGGAAACCATCTCCCGTTTAATCGGCGGTGAGTCGGGATTTTTAGGAATGCTGCTTGCAGCCCTTGTGGGAGGAATCACTTTGATCCCCGGCTTTGTGGCTTTTCCCTTGGCTTCCACTCTACTAAATAACGGGGCCGGTTTTATGCAAATCGCCGTCTTTATTTCCACTCTGATGATGGTAGGGGTCGTAACCCTTCCGGTGGAAATTAAGTATTTCGGCAAACGGGCTACCATAATTCGAAACAGCCTGGCCTTTTCTTTTTCCTTTGTTGTGGCTTTGGTGATTGGAGGAGTTTTAGGATGAAAAAAGTTATCCAGCGTTACAAATTTGCACTGATGCTAATTTTGATTAATATTGCCATGCTTTTTATCCTGCCGGAGATCGGATTCACTTCTTTAGCCTATACCAGGGATAATACCCTGGAAATGCTTTACGTGGTCCCCCCGATTTTTATCATTCTGGGATTATTGGATGTTTGGGTCCCCCGGGAAACCATGATGAAGCTCATGGGAGAAAAGTCGGGATCCCTGGGAAAACTCATTGCCTTTTTAATGGGCTCCTTGGCAGCGGGACCTCTATATGTGGCCTTTCCCATTGCCGGTCTTTTGCTTAAAAAGGGGAGTAAATTCTCCAACGTACTGATTTTCATCGGTGCCTGGTCCACAACCAAAATTCCCCTGCTATTATTTGAAGCCAGCGCCCTGGGTTGGACCTTTATGTTGACTCGATTTACGGTTAACATCTTCGTAATTCTTCTGATCGCAGGCATCACGGAAAAACTTCTAAAGGCCGCCGATAAAACCGAAATCTATAAAAAAGCTGACGCCTTAAGCAGTTAAGGCGTCAGCTCTTTTTTTCCGCAAATCTCTGATTTTTCCCTAATTCCTGTTTTTATATCCTTCTACCAAACCTCAACAAAAGCTGCGTTGGTATAGATATCCTCCAGCCTAGTTTTATGCTGCTGCTCCATTTTTACCAGTTCTTCAAAGGTTTCTTTTTGTTTTTCATCTTCGCTGGCCTCTGCAAACTGACGGTACATATTCATGGCTTCCTCTTCCTTTTTCATGGCCAGGGCAATGGCGTCCTTAAAACTCATATCCGTGGACAACGTCTGCTCTTCTATGGTTTCTGATAATTGAAAGTCTTTGTTCTCTTTAAACTTCATGGTTTTCATATCATTTTCCAAGTAGCCCTGAAGAAGAACCTTATGCTTTGTTTCTTCCTCTGCAAGATCTTCAAAGGTTTTCTTTAGGTTCTTGTCTTGAATCTTCGCTGCCGCCGCTTTGTAAAATTCATGGGCCTCCACTTCATTTTCTACCGCCATTGCTAAAATGTCCTTATAACTTTTCATCCTTATACACCTCCGTATTTTATTGCTACAGTATTATCATAGCCTACTTTTACTGAAAATGTCAATCCAAAATTGATATTAATTTAACAACTTCTCCATTGATTCTCTCCCCCTGAATTTTAATGGGGATTGTAAATAAGCTATTCTATTACTATACCCCTTTTCGTCGAATCAAAACCGAGAAACTAACACCGGATGTTCTACTCCTTTCGAAACAAAAAACGCCGGGAGTAAAGCATCTCCCGGCCTTTCCTATATCAATGTTATACTTCTTTACTGAGTCTGATAAATTCATCAATATCCTGTTCAATAAGCTCCAAGGAACTTTTCCAGAACTGGGGATCCTGCACATCGATACCCACCATTTTCGCCACATCCTTGATTTCATTTTTTCCCGTGGCCTTCAATAGTTTGGTGTATTCCGGTACAAAGGCTTCTCCCCGTTTTAAATACTCGGCGTAAACCCCTTTGGCAAACAACAGTCCAAAGGCATAGGGGAAGTTATAGAAACTAAGCCCGGCGGAGTAGTAGTGAGGCTTATTGACCCACATATAGGGATGCAGTGCATCGTGGTCCAGCCCTTCGCCGTAGGCCTGTTTTTGTGCCCAAATCATGGTGTCTTTCAGCTCCTGTACCGATAGGGCATGGTCTTCTCGAATTTCAAAAACCTTACTTTCAAACAGGAAGCGGGCCATAATATCCACAATTACCTGACCGGCTCCTTGAAGGTTTGCTTCAAGAATGGTGAAGGCTTCTTTTTTATCAGCTTCCTTCAGGGCAGCATTGACCACAATGGTTTCGCAAAAAATCGAGGCGGTTTCTGCAATGGGCATGGTATATCCGCTGTTGAGCAGGTGTTCATTCTTCAAACAATCTCCGTGGAAGGCATGTCCCAGTTCATGGGCCAAGGTGGTCATGTTACTGAAACTGCCGTTAAAATTCGCAAGGATCCTGCTCTCTCCGATGGGATGGATGTTTGCACAAAAAGCCCCGCCCCGTTTTCCCTCCCGGGGTTCCGCATCGATCCATTCATTGTCAAAGGCCTTCTTTGTAAACTGCTCCAGTTCGGAACTGAAGGTTTTGAAATTTTTCAAAATATAGTCCCGGGCCTCTTCATAACTAAAACCCATATCCGCTTCTCCCATAGGGGCAAACATGTCATAGAGAGGAAGACCGTTCTCATGCCCCAGAAGTTCTCCTTTACGCTTATAGTACTCCCGGAATTTCGGAAGGCTTTCTTTCATGGCCGTAAGCATGGCATCCAGGGTTTTTTGATCAATTCTGGATTTCAGTACGGTTTCTTCCAAAGGACTTTCATACCCCCGCATTTTCGTGGTGGTAAGCACCTCCCCTTTAATACCGTTAAGGGCCGCCGCCGAGGACTCTTCGATTTTTTCATAGGCTTTTAATTCCGCCTCATAGCCTTTTTTTCGAACCTCCGGATCCTTATGAAAAGCAAGGTTTCTTGCAGCAGGAAGGGGAAGCCTTTGTTTTTTTCCCTCTAATTCAATATCCACCATTAACGTGGAGGAAATGACGTTTTGCAGATTAGACCAGGCCTTAGATCCCGTCTCCTGCATCTTTGCAATGGTTACTTCCTCTTCTTCCCTAAGAAGGTACCGGGTCTTTTGATATTTTTCCATTAAGTAAAATTCATATTCCCGGAGTTTTTCCGAGGAATCGATTAAGCTTTTTAGATCCTTCCGCTCTTTCAACCATTTATTAAACAGCACCGATGCTTTGGTTAGATCCGTCATAGATTTGTTTATTTTTTCCATGTACTTTGTTGCTTCTTCATCCTTGGCATTGGTAGCGGCCCGTAGATTGGCATAGGTCATAAGTTTACGCATCAGGCTGCCCACTTCCTCCTGATCTGCAATCACTTTTTTAAGCTTTTCCACCGGTTGTTCCGGGTTTTTCAGGTTTTCCTCAGCCCATTGAGTCATTTCTTGAATTTTTCTTTGCAGTAATTGAAAATCTCCTTGAAACTCTTCGGATTCAAAGGACGGATATAAAGCATCCAGATTCCATGTTTTTTTCATATTCTACCTCCTAATATTGTGTTAATTCTATGATATCTCTCTATTGGAAATTTTTCAACAATTATTTCGATATGCAAACTACTTTTTTTGTTCATATAATTTAATTTGTTCGTTGCAGGGAGACACCGGGAAATCGACGACTGAAAAAAGAATCCTGATTTTTCATACACTTTTTATCAAATAGCCGAGAATACTCGCGACTTTAGTCGTGTAGATGAATCGGATTCGGTTGTGGCATCGCTGTAGCGATGGATAACAACCGTAATATTTTGTTTAATCGAACCATTAAACAGCCTCTTTACGATAGTATTCAGCACTTACATATGTTATAATTAAATAGAGGTGATTCCCATGGCTACCATGCATTACGGGCGTGGATACGTCTATTCTATTCAGTACCATTTGGTTTGGTGTGTAAAATATCGTCATGATATTTTACACGGAGAAATTGATGTAGATGTTAAAGCGTTATTACGGAAAATCGCTGTGGATAATGATATTCTAATTATTGAAATGGAATCCGATAAAGATCACATCCATTTACTGATCGACTGTAAACCACAACACGTTATTCCCAGTATCGTTAAAGCATTTAAAGGGGTCTCCGCCAGATTACTGTTTAAAAAATATCCTGAACTTAAACAACGTCTCTGGGGCGGCCACTTATGGAATCCCAGCTACTTTGTAGCGACCGCCAGTGAGCATACGGAAGAACAGATCCGTAGTTACATAAAAAGTCAAAAAAAGAAATGAGGGGAAAGTTGTGCTACGCCACAAAGCCTATAAATTTCGAATCTATCCGAATCGGGAGCAGGAGATCTTAATTGCTAAAACCATCGGCTGTTCTCGATTTGTCTACAATCATTTTTTAAGTTTGTGGAATGAAGCCTATACTAAAACCGGTAAAGGATTAACCTATCATGCCTGCTCGGCAATGATTCCTCAAATGAAAAAAGATGAACAAACCATTTGGTTACAAGAAGTGGATAGCATTTCTCTTCAGTCCTCTGTAAAAAATCTTTCCGATGCTTTTTCCCGTTTTTTCAAGAAACAAAATAACCCACCGCAGTTTAAAAGTAAAAAGAACCCGGTTCAAAGCTATACAACAAAAAATGTGAACAACAGTATCAGAATCGTTCATAACTCCTTTAAATTACCCAAGTTAGGCCTTGTGAAGTTTCGGAAAAGTCAAGATCCTAAGGGCCGGGTGTTAAATGCAACCATCCGAAAAAATGCCGGCGGTAAATACTTTGTTTCTCTTCTATTGGAAGAAGAGATTCAGCCCTTGCCGAAGACCAATTCCGCGATTGGAGTGGACCTTGGCATTACGGACTTTGCCATTCTTTCTGACGGGCAAAAGATCGATAACCATAAATTCACGTCTAAAATGGAAAAGAAATTACAACGGGAACAGCGTAAGTTGTCGAGACGTGGACACCTGGCTAAAGAGAAAGGAATCAATATTTTTGAAGCAAAAAATTATCAGAAACAAAAGCGCAAGGTTGCCCGTTTACACGAAAAAGTAATGAATCAACGGAAGGACTTTCTGAATAAGTTGAGTACAGAAATTATCAAAAACCACGATATAATCTGTATTGAAGACTTACACACGAAAGGCATGCTCCGTAATCATAAACTGGCCAAAAGCATTTCCGACGTATCCTGGTCCGGTTTTGTGAACCGGTTACAGTATAAAGCAGACTGGTATGGTCGGAAAGTCATCAAAGTGGACCCATGGTTTCCATCGAGTCAAATTTGTTCAGCCTGCGGCCACAAAGACGGCAAGAAACCCCTTAATATCCGGGAGTGGACTTGTCCTGTTTGTGCTGCCCGCCATGATCGGGATATCAATGCCAGTAAAAATATTTTGACCGAAGGTCTACGAATACAAGCGCAAGCTTAAATAGTATCCAAAACCGTAGGTACTACGGGGATAGCTTGGTAAAGAAGAGAAACCGCTGTAAGTAAAGAAATAGGCTTACAAGTACGCTCTGTTCCCAAGAATCTTATGACTTCAGTCATGAGAGGTTCAAAGTCCTTGCTATATAATAAAAGATATCCCCCATACAAAAGTACTATCCTACAGAAGTACAACGACATTAAAGGAGTGATCTATTGGAAACCGAAAAGAAAGTCCCCCATTTACCCTTAAAAATTCAAATTCTTTATGGTCTCGGGGTCAGCTATGCCATTGTTGATCAAATATTTGCCCAGTGGGTGCTGTATTTTTATCTGCCCCCCTCCACCTCCAGTTTGACGCCCTTATTACCGCCGATTTTAATATCCTTCGCCCTGCTGATTGCCCGGTTTGTGGATGTGATCTTTGAACCGGTTGTGGGTTATTTATCCGATCGCTTTGATTCCCAGTGGGGCCGTAGAATCCCTTTTATTTTCGCGGGTATTTTACCTCTTTCCTTAAGTACCGTGGCCTATTTTTATCCCGTTACCGGAGAGGGAAACCTCTCAACCTTTCTCTATTTATCGGTGATCGGCTCCCTGTTTTTTATTTTTTATACCATAGTGGGGGGACCCTATAACGCTTTAATCCCGGAAATTTCCCAAAGTCGGAGCGACCGATTAAACCTGTCCACCTGGCAGTCGGTTTTTCGTCTTCTTTATACCGCCGTTGCCATGATTTTACCAGGGATCCTTATTGAAGTCCTGGGAGGCGGCGATGATCTGCAGGGGATTCGTTATATGGTAATATTACTTTCCTCCCTGGCTTTGATCGGGGTTTGGATTACCTCCTTTACCATTGATGAGCGGAAATATTCCGGAGGAAAGGTTTCAACGGAGCCTTTTTTCGCATCCATGAAAATGGTGCTTACAAGCCGGCCCTTTGTTATGTACTTATTCGGTTTTTTGTTTTTCTTTTTAGGTTTTAATACCCTCCGGGCCTCTTTAAACTATTATGTGGAAGATATTATGGGCTACAGCACCGCTTATATCACCTTGGCTTCCGCCCTGCTCTTCGGAGTCTCGGCCCTGTGTTTTTATCCCATAAACAAACTGTGTAAAAAAATCGGTTATAAAACCCCGATGTTAATCTCTTTGGTGCTGTTGATCATCTTATCCCTGGCCCTTTTCGGCGTGGGAAGAATCTTCCCCGAATTCTTCGGATTTGTCATTTTTGCTTTGATCGGGATTCCTGTAGCCGGTGCCGCTTTTATCTTTCCCCCGGCCATGCTCAGCGAAATCAGCTCTGTCTTCAGTGAAAAAACCGGAAAAAATACGGAGGGATTGTTTTTCGGACTTCAGGGTCTTTTTTTAAAGATGGCTTTTCTATTTTCCATATCCGTGCTTCCCGTGCTTTTGGTTTTCGGTTCCGACCTATCATTTTTCGAGAGTCTGACCACCACCCCTGATGGAGTTGAACGAATCGGCGTCTATTCCACCTCCTTATTCGCCGCCGCCGCCTTTTGCATCTCTTTTATCTTTTATGCCCTCTATAAGGAGGAGTTTGTAAAGGAGGAACCTTAACTTTTCTAAAATATATATCATTGAAAATTAAAAAGGAGGAAAGCTGCTAAGAAGTATTTTCTTAGCAGCTTCCCTCCTTTAATTTCAGTATTTTACGGTTTTAAAATAAACCTTCACCTTCCTCCCTATTCAGAAGGTGTACACCCCATCTGCTAAAACTATAAATCCGATACCTTATCCACATCACACAGGGCTTTATTCACCATAATCGGACCAAAGATTTCAAATACCACCACTGCCGCTAAAATCACCGGCATAATGGCTCCGGGTTCAAAAAACTCTTTTTGTTCCGCAATAATGGCAAGTCCAATAGCTACCCCCGCCTGGGGGGTTAAGGCTCTTCCCAGATTGGTTTTCCAGGTTGCAGGAAATACGGTCATGGCACTGCCCGCTCTGCTTCCTGCCAGTTTAGCAACAAACCTTGCTACGATATACACCGCACCGATCTGTCCTACGGCGGGCAGGGCTCCGAGGTCCAGCTTCGCCCCTGCCAGGGTTAGAAAAGCCAACAGTATGGGATCTTCCACATTTAATAAAGAACGACTGATCCTTTGAGGCTTTCGTGCAAAGTTTGTATAAATGGCGCCAGCAGTAATCGCCGCTAACAGGGCGGGCGTTCCTATTTCATTGGAAACCCCTACGGTAATTAACAAAGCTCCTAATACCGTAACCAGAATATGGGCATCTTTTTTAGCCCATTGGGATGTACCGATTAGAAAGCCTCCTGCAAGTATCCCCCATCCCAGAGCGATACCGATATCCCGACTGGCCATTACAAAAGCCGAGGTGTTTTCCGCTCCGACGGTAGCATAGGCTACCTGCATAAAACTGATCACAATACCGAATAAGGTGATGGCAAACAAATTATCCAGGGCCACCACGGAGAGCAGTACTTTACTAAAGTTCCCCTTGATCGGGTTTTCCCGGATACAGGCGATAATGGCCCCGGGGGCGGTTGCGATGCTGATCACCCCGAAGATCAGGGCATAGCGAAAGGGCACACCGAAGATATACAGCGCTGCGAATACTACCCCAAGGGTAATCAGGGCCTCCACTGCAAAAACCTTGGCCACATCCTTTGCAAGCTTTCTCATCTTTCCCCAGTGAAGCTCCGCTCCAATGGATAGAGCGATGACCCCCAGGGCCAGGTCGTTAATCGGGGCTAGATCAGTAAGGGCGCCGGCGTCAACCAATCCTAACACCGAGGGGCCCACCAGCACACCCGCCAATAAATTTCCGGTAACCGAGGGAAGTTTAACATAACGGGCGAGTTTCCCTCCCGCGGCTCCCGCTAAGAATATAATTCCAATTGCCAGGGAAATATCCATAGTAATCATTCATCCCCCTTTATTTTTCCTAAACCCTTACAGTAATCGATGGGGAGGGTGATAGCAATTCCCGTATCTGACTCCCCCAAGTCCCCGATGATGGTTTCAATGGCCTCCACCACGGTGTTCCGTTCTTCGTCGGTTTTCACCACAGCAAAAATGGTTTTATTCTTCCCCGGAGCCTCTCCAAACTCCGCAAACCTGGAAAAAAACGGTACCTGATGGGCCATGATATGAGCCATTCCCGTGGTGTCCATCACCGTGGCCCCACGAATGCCTCTTTGATAAAACTCGTCTAAGATATCCGTTACATAATCCGGATCATTGATAATTGCAATTAACAGTTTCATTCAACAACTTCCTTTCCTTAATAACTACCGGGTCAATACTTAAAAAACCAATACTCGAAATTTATAAAATATTTTAATTTCATATTAAAATATATCACTCTTTTCTTTTTTATTCAAGTAAGCCCAAAGGAAAACCCCCGAAGGTCTTCCTCCGGGAGTTTAAAACTCATCCAGGATTGATCAGTCCCTCTTAATGGCTTCCAGGCGGTAAATTCTCAAGCCGGACCGGGAGAACTTGTCTTCATACTCCGTGGTTGCAGGAACCGACAGGCCGCTGTTATGATAATCGAAGGTGATGTTTTTCAATCGGTACCCCTCGTCGGATAAGGCGTTCAAGGAAAACTCAAAGAGTTTTTCGTTATCGGTTTTTACATGAATCTCTCCTTCTTTCACAAGGATTTTTCTGTATTTGTTTAAAAAGCGTTGATGAGTTAGCCTTCTTTTCGCCGTGCGACTCTTCGGCCAAGGGTCGGAGAAGTTCAAGTAGATCCGCTCCACTTCTTCTTTGGCGAAGTATTGATCCAAATGCTCCGCATTTTTCCAGAGAAAGCGCACATTATCCAACTCTTTTTCTATCGCCTTTTCCACTCCCCGAAGGAGCACCTCTTCTTTAATTTCCAGTCCCAGATAAAAAACATCGGGATTTTCCTCCGCCAAAGTGGTGATGAACTGCCCCTTTCCCATGCCGATTTCCAGGTGAATCCTCTTGCCACCGGTGAGTTTATCCCACTGGCCCGAGAGCTGCTCCGGCGCTTCCACCAGCCAATCCCTATGGGCCAGTAGCCTTTCTACTCCGTCCTTCAGTCTTCTCCTTCGCATTATTAGCCCTCTTTCGACGTTAATTTTTCAATGGCATTTAAATAAATGGTCGCCACTTTCATAAAATCTTCTACAATGATATGTTCATTGGGCTGATGCTCCGTCTTTTCCCTTCCCGGAAGCACCGCTCCGAAGGCTACACAATTGGGCATTGCCCGGGCATAAGTGGCGCCGCCCGAGGTCAGGGGGGTTGGGTCCTCCCCCGTAACCTTTTGGTAAACCTCCCCGAGGCTACGGATCAAGAGATGATCCTTGGGAAGATAAATGGCTTCCAAGTAGTCGTGTTCTGTAAGGGTAAGACCGTATTCTTTGGCCCCTTCCTTGATTTTTTCCTCCATCCTATTTTTTTCAATGGTCACGGGGATCCGAAGATCCAAGGCGATTTCCGATTTTTCTTCATTGATGGTAAGCTGCCCCGCATTGATGGTGATGGGACCCGATACATCCTCTAACTTTCCGAATAGCTTTTCTCCATACTGGCTCAGTCCCAGTTTTCCTTCTACAAAGTTCAGTGCAGGATTATTAATCCCGGCCTCTTTCAGGTGCTTTGCCAGCAGATTGATGGCATTCAACCCTCCTTCCGGCTTTGCGGAGTGGGCACTCTTTCCATAAAGAGTTAATCGATTTTCTTCCATTTTCACTGGGTGATTTTCTTTTTTTAGCTTTTCATATACACCCTCTAGGCTTCTAAGTCGAAACTCATACTCTCCTTCTGAGGTTTTTTTAAGCTCAACCCAGGCTCGATCGGCCAAGGCATTAAAACTATTTCCTCCCCCGAAGGCAATTTCCTTGGACCCTTCTCCCCGAAGGTAGAGCTGAAGTAGCCCCTTTTCTGCGTGGATCATAGGAAAAATCGAGTCGGGAGTAAATCCGAAATCCGGCACTTCTTCTTTTTCCATATATTTTTCAATCCCCCGCCAAAGGGTTTCTTCGTCGGTGCCGAAAATAAACCGGAGCCTTTTACAGAACCCATGCCCTTGATCCAACAACTGTTTCGCACCATACATCGCTGCAATCATCGGACCTTTATCATCCTGGGTACCCCGGCCGTATACCTTCCCCTCCCGGATTTCCGGTTGAAAGGCCGGTGTTTCCCATTGTTCCGGATCCCCGGGGGGGACCACGTCTAAATGACCCAAAATCCCGAATAATTTCTCCCCTTCACCGATTTCTCCATATCCGTAGTACCCCTCGGGATCGATAAAGGTTCTAAAACCCAGTTCCTTAGAAATTTCCAGGGCCTTTTCCAGGGCTTTTTGAATTTTTATACCGAAAGGAGCCCCCTCACGGCTTTCATCAATAACACTGGGAATCTTCACAAGACTTATCATATCCTGAATCATAGGTTCTTTATACTTTGACGCGTCAAAGGTTTGCATTTTCCCTCTCTCCTCTCCATGATTTTAAAAAAGAATGATTTTAAAAAAAGAGTACCTTTTTACCCCACTGAAACACAGCAAACAGTAAAAAGATACTCCCTATTATACCCGAAGTGCCCCTAGGTTAAACCGGCGTCCCTTCACCGGG
The window above is part of the Isachenkonia alkalipeptolytica genome. Proteins encoded here:
- a CDS encoding permease; amino-acid sequence: MFTIILYVMATTLLVLSFVKDRQKTKQALKKAWKAFENILPQFISILVIVGIMLAIMDPETISRLIGGESGFLGMLLAALVGGITLIPGFVAFPLASTLLNNGAGFMQIAVFISTLMMVGVVTLPVEIKYFGKRATIIRNSLAFSFSFVVALVIGGVLG
- a CDS encoding permease: MKKVIQRYKFALMLILINIAMLFILPEIGFTSLAYTRDNTLEMLYVVPPIFIILGLLDVWVPRETMMKLMGEKSGSLGKLIAFLMGSLAAGPLYVAFPIAGLLLKKGSKFSNVLIFIGAWSTTKIPLLLFEASALGWTFMLTRFTVNIFVILLIAGITEKLLKAADKTEIYKKADALSS
- a CDS encoding ferritin-like domain-containing protein; this encodes MKSYKDILAMAVENEVEAHEFYKAAAAKIQDKNLKKTFEDLAEEETKHKVLLQGYLENDMKTMKFKENKDFQLSETIEEQTLSTDMSFKDAIALAMKKEEEAMNMYRQFAEASEDEKQKETFEELVKMEQQHKTRLEDIYTNAAFVEVW
- a CDS encoding M3 family oligoendopeptidase; protein product: MKKTWNLDALYPSFESEEFQGDFQLLQRKIQEMTQWAEENLKNPEQPVEKLKKVIADQEEVGSLMRKLMTYANLRAATNAKDEEATKYMEKINKSMTDLTKASVLFNKWLKERKDLKSLIDSSEKLREYEFYLMEKYQKTRYLLREEEEVTIAKMQETGSKAWSNLQNVISSTLMVDIELEGKKQRLPLPAARNLAFHKDPEVRKKGYEAELKAYEKIEESSAAALNGIKGEVLTTTKMRGYESPLEETVLKSRIDQKTLDAMLTAMKESLPKFREYYKRKGELLGHENGLPLYDMFAPMGEADMGFSYEEARDYILKNFKTFSSELEQFTKKAFDNEWIDAEPREGKRGGAFCANIHPIGESRILANFNGSFSNMTTLAHELGHAFHGDCLKNEHLLNSGYTMPIAETASIFCETIVVNAALKEADKKEAFTILEANLQGAGQVIVDIMARFLFESKVFEIREDHALSVQELKDTMIWAQKQAYGEGLDHDALHPYMWVNKPHYYSAGLSFYNFPYAFGLLFAKGVYAEYLKRGEAFVPEYTKLLKATGKNEIKDVAKMVGIDVQDPQFWKSSLELIEQDIDEFIRLSKEV
- the tnpA gene encoding IS200/IS605 family transposase encodes the protein MATMHYGRGYVYSIQYHLVWCVKYRHDILHGEIDVDVKALLRKIAVDNDILIIEMESDKDHIHLLIDCKPQHVIPSIVKAFKGVSARLLFKKYPELKQRLWGGHLWNPSYFVATASEHTEEQIRSYIKSQKKK
- the tnpB gene encoding IS200/IS605 family element RNA-guided endonuclease TnpB, yielding MLRHKAYKFRIYPNREQEILIAKTIGCSRFVYNHFLSLWNEAYTKTGKGLTYHACSAMIPQMKKDEQTIWLQEVDSISLQSSVKNLSDAFSRFFKKQNNPPQFKSKKNPVQSYTTKNVNNSIRIVHNSFKLPKLGLVKFRKSQDPKGRVLNATIRKNAGGKYFVSLLLEEEIQPLPKTNSAIGVDLGITDFAILSDGQKIDNHKFTSKMEKKLQREQRKLSRRGHLAKEKGINIFEAKNYQKQKRKVARLHEKVMNQRKDFLNKLSTEIIKNHDIICIEDLHTKGMLRNHKLAKSISDVSWSGFVNRLQYKADWYGRKVIKVDPWFPSSQICSACGHKDGKKPLNIREWTCPVCAARHDRDINASKNILTEGLRIQAQA
- a CDS encoding MFS transporter, encoding METEKKVPHLPLKIQILYGLGVSYAIVDQIFAQWVLYFYLPPSTSSLTPLLPPILISFALLIARFVDVIFEPVVGYLSDRFDSQWGRRIPFIFAGILPLSLSTVAYFYPVTGEGNLSTFLYLSVIGSLFFIFYTIVGGPYNALIPEISQSRSDRLNLSTWQSVFRLLYTAVAMILPGILIEVLGGGDDLQGIRYMVILLSSLALIGVWITSFTIDERKYSGGKVSTEPFFASMKMVLTSRPFVMYLFGFLFFFLGFNTLRASLNYYVEDIMGYSTAYITLASALLFGVSALCFYPINKLCKKIGYKTPMLISLVLLIILSLALFGVGRIFPEFFGFVIFALIGIPVAGAAFIFPPAMLSEISSVFSEKTGKNTEGLFFGLQGLFLKMAFLFSISVLPVLLVFGSDLSFFESLTTTPDGVERIGVYSTSLFAAAAFCISFIFYALYKEEFVKEEP
- a CDS encoding cation:proton antiporter is translated as MITMDISLAIGIIFLAGAAGGKLARYVKLPSVTGNLLAGVLVGPSVLGLVDAGALTDLAPINDLALGVIALSIGAELHWGKMRKLAKDVAKVFAVEALITLGVVFAALYIFGVPFRYALIFGVISIATAPGAIIACIRENPIKGNFSKVLLSVVALDNLFAITLFGIVISFMQVAYATVGAENTSAFVMASRDIGIALGWGILAGGFLIGTSQWAKKDAHILVTVLGALLITVGVSNEIGTPALLAAITAGAIYTNFARKPQRISRSLLNVEDPILLAFLTLAGAKLDLGALPAVGQIGAVYIVARFVAKLAGSRAGSAMTVFPATWKTNLGRALTPQAGVAIGLAIIAEQKEFFEPGAIMPVILAAVVVFEIFGPIMVNKALCDVDKVSDL
- the trmB gene encoding tRNA (guanosine(46)-N7)-methyltransferase TrmB — encoded protein: MRRRRLKDGVERLLAHRDWLVEAPEQLSGQWDKLTGGKRIHLEIGMGKGQFITTLAEENPDVFYLGLEIKEEVLLRGVEKAIEKELDNVRFLWKNAEHLDQYFAKEEVERIYLNFSDPWPKSRTAKRRLTHQRFLNKYRKILVKEGEIHVKTDNEKLFEFSLNALSDEGYRLKNITFDYHNSGLSVPATTEYEDKFSRSGLRIYRLEAIKRD
- a CDS encoding Sapep family Mn(2+)-dependent dipeptidase, whose amino-acid sequence is MQTFDASKYKEPMIQDMISLVKIPSVIDESREGAPFGIKIQKALEKALEISKELGFRTFIDPEGYYGYGEIGEGEKLFGILGHLDVVPPGDPEQWETPAFQPEIREGKVYGRGTQDDKGPMIAAMYGAKQLLDQGHGFCKRLRFIFGTDEETLWRGIEKYMEKEEVPDFGFTPDSIFPMIHAEKGLLQLYLRGEGSKEIAFGGGNSFNALADRAWVELKKTSEGEYEFRLRSLEGVYEKLKKENHPVKMEENRLTLYGKSAHSAKPEGGLNAINLLAKHLKEAGINNPALNFVEGKLGLSQYGEKLFGKLEDVSGPITINAGQLTINEEKSEIALDLRIPVTIEKNRMEEKIKEGAKEYGLTLTEHDYLEAIYLPKDHLLIRSLGEVYQKVTGEDPTPLTSGGATYARAMPNCVAFGAVLPGREKTEHQPNEHIIVEDFMKVATIYLNAIEKLTSKEG